A genome region from Spirochaetota bacterium includes the following:
- the rpsJ gene encoding 30S ribosomal protein S10 has product MAKLTGQRIRVKLRSFDPYLLDQSAAKIVATTNRSGAKVAGPIPLPTRIEKFCVLRSPHVNKKSREQFEIRTHKRLIDIIDPNSDTVEALMKLELPAGVSVDIKS; this is encoded by the coding sequence GTGGCAAAGCTTACGGGACAGCGAATAAGAGTAAAATTGAGATCATTTGATCCATATTTATTAGATCAATCGGCAGCTAAGATAGTTGCGACTACTAACAGGAGTGGGGCAAAAGTAGCAGGGCCTATACCGCTACCCACACGGATTGAAAAATTCTGCGTTTTGCGATCACCTCATGTTAATAAGAAGTCGCGTGAGCAGTTTGAAATACGAACTCATAAGCGCCTGATCGATATCATCGATCCTAATTCTGATACAGTTGAAGCGCTTATGAAGTTGGAATTGCCTGCTGGTGTTTCTGTAGATATAAAATCATAA
- the rplC gene encoding 50S ribosomal protein L3, translating to MKKALIGRKIGMSQIFLDDGTVIPVTVCELGPCIVVQKKTVERDGYNALKLGFGEAKAHRLTKPILEDLKKRNLPLLKVFKEVDNFDENLQVGSVITCDIFSENQVVDVTGVSKGKGFAGVIKRHGFHGGRETHGSNFHRAPGSMGANTFPAEVWKGKRLPGRHGGKTVTVKNLKIVKIIKDKNLVLISGAIPGTVNSIITVRSK from the coding sequence ATGAAAAAGGCGTTAATTGGCAGAAAGATAGGCATGAGTCAGATTTTTTTAGACGATGGGACAGTGATTCCTGTTACTGTGTGTGAGCTTGGTCCATGTATTGTGGTCCAGAAGAAAACCGTTGAAAGGGATGGCTATAATGCATTGAAACTTGGATTTGGTGAAGCAAAAGCGCATCGTCTAACCAAACCTATATTAGAAGATTTAAAGAAGAGAAATCTTCCGTTGCTGAAAGTATTCAAAGAAGTTGATAATTTTGATGAAAATCTTCAGGTAGGAAGCGTGATAACATGTGATATATTTTCTGAAAATCAGGTGGTGGATGTTACCGGTGTATCTAAAGGGAAAGGATTTGCTGGTGTAATAAAGAGACATGGGTTCCACGGAGGAAGGGAAACGCATGGTTCTAATTTTCACAGAGCACCAGGATCCATGGGAGCAAATACATTCCCTGCTGAAGTATGGAAGGGAAAACGATTGCCGGGAAGGCATGGTGGAAAAACCGTAACAGTGAAAAATTTGAAGATAGTAAAAATAATTAAAGACAAGAATCTGGTATTAATATCTGGTGCTATTCCTGGTACCGTTAATTCAATTATTACAGTACGAAGCAAATAG
- the rplD gene encoding 50S ribosomal protein L4: protein MVVDVYTVDGKVKGQIELNETIFNAKINDVLIYELIKAANANLRQGTHDTKERSLVSGGGAKPWRQKGTGRARQGSIRAPQWKGGGTVFGPHPRDYRIELPKSIKQEAYRSLLSLKFKEGAIKIVEDFSVANGKTKEIATIAKKLNVTKGVLITDSDDALLKRAIRNIPWFIYNNVKRLSSRDIFYTRTVLITESAAKIINSKYAKGE, encoded by the coding sequence ATGGTTGTTGATGTATACACAGTTGATGGAAAAGTAAAAGGTCAAATTGAGCTGAATGAGACCATCTTTAATGCAAAGATTAATGATGTGCTGATATATGAACTTATCAAAGCTGCAAATGCCAATTTGCGTCAGGGGACCCATGATACTAAAGAGCGTTCTTTAGTCTCAGGAGGTGGCGCAAAACCATGGCGCCAAAAAGGCACAGGGAGAGCTCGTCAAGGGTCAATACGTGCACCGCAATGGAAAGGTGGTGGCACTGTGTTTGGACCACACCCGCGTGATTATAGGATTGAATTGCCTAAAAGCATAAAGCAGGAAGCTTATAGGTCGCTTTTGTCACTGAAATTTAAAGAAGGGGCTATTAAAATTGTTGAGGATTTTTCGGTAGCAAATGGCAAAACAAAGGAGATAGCTACTATAGCTAAAAAGCTTAATGTAACAAAAGGTGTACTGATCACTGATAGTGATGATGCATTGTTAAAACGAGCAATCCGAAATATTCCTTGGTTTATATATAACAATGTAAAGCGGTTATCAAGCAGGGATATATTCTATACAAGGACAGTTCTTATAACCGAGAGCGCTGCAAAAATTATTAATTCGAAGTATGCAAAAGGTGAGTAA
- the rplW gene encoding 50S ribosomal protein L23: MDVNDIIIRPVITEKATELAKLNKYVFRVHKKANKDMIEKAIRSIFGVTPVKVNVMIVRGKRKRVRYNYGYTASWKKAIVTLKEGDKIDVFETK, encoded by the coding sequence ATGGATGTGAACGATATCATAATACGCCCAGTCATCACTGAAAAGGCAACTGAGCTTGCAAAACTCAATAAGTATGTTTTCAGAGTACATAAGAAGGCAAATAAGGATATGATAGAGAAGGCTATACGAAGTATTTTTGGTGTCACACCGGTAAAAGTCAATGTTATGATAGTGAGGGGCAAGCGAAAAAGAGTACGATATAACTATGGATATACAGCTTCATGGAAAAAGGCGATAGTTACGCTGAAAGAAGGCGATAAAATAGATGTTTTTGAAACAAAATAA